One window from the genome of Gimesia aquarii encodes:
- a CDS encoding Ldh family oxidoreductase, with the protein MPSISSESLQNFVESLLLKGGANDEEARIVSKSLVDANLLGHDSHGVMRLPFYLGRVKEGILKAGEKLQILNETPAAIAGDGCWGFGQTVMHDMMNRLIEKASSLGVACGTLKRASHIGRLGEYAEMAAAQGMASIICANTHGSAPRVAPVGGKRPRLGTNPICIGMPGGIEGPFVLDFGTSATAEGKVRIKKIAGEQVPPGLILDPDGNPTTDPNQLYGDPPGTILPMGGDQAYKGFGLSFMVEMLCGALSGGQCAFPDPPPPQGNCVFIIVIDPKHLGGQSHLLNEITNLEKYVRNVPMKEGINEIFLPGDPEKKTATVRKEKGISLDRGNWEALIQLAEDLGVEVPKVEE; encoded by the coding sequence GTGCCTTCAATCTCGTCTGAGTCGCTACAAAACTTTGTCGAATCGCTTCTGCTAAAAGGAGGAGCGAATGACGAAGAAGCACGTATTGTTTCAAAAAGTTTGGTCGACGCTAATTTACTCGGTCATGATTCTCATGGAGTGATGCGTTTGCCCTTTTATCTCGGACGTGTAAAAGAAGGCATTCTTAAAGCAGGTGAGAAGCTGCAAATTCTAAATGAGACCCCCGCGGCTATCGCAGGTGATGGTTGCTGGGGATTCGGTCAAACGGTAATGCATGACATGATGAACCGTCTGATAGAAAAAGCATCCAGCTTGGGAGTTGCTTGTGGAACACTTAAACGTGCGTCACATATCGGTAGGCTTGGAGAATATGCGGAAATGGCTGCTGCTCAGGGGATGGCATCCATTATTTGTGCTAACACTCATGGCTCCGCCCCACGCGTCGCACCAGTAGGAGGCAAACGACCTCGTCTCGGGACAAATCCCATCTGCATTGGAATGCCTGGAGGGATTGAAGGTCCCTTCGTACTCGACTTTGGTACTTCTGCTACTGCAGAAGGAAAAGTTCGCATCAAAAAAATCGCCGGTGAACAAGTCCCTCCCGGTTTGATTTTAGATCCAGATGGAAATCCCACAACAGATCCCAATCAACTTTATGGAGATCCTCCAGGTACCATTCTGCCGATGGGAGGTGATCAGGCTTACAAAGGCTTTGGGCTTTCCTTCATGGTGGAAATGCTTTGTGGAGCACTCTCAGGAGGGCAGTGTGCTTTCCCAGATCCCCCCCCACCTCAGGGAAACTGTGTTTTTATCATCGTCATCGATCCCAAGCATTTAGGTGGGCAAAGCCATTTGCTGAATGAGATCACCAATCTGGAAAAGTATGTCAGAAATGTTCCAATGAAAGAGGGTATTAATGAAATCTTCCTTCCCGGTGATCCAGAAAAGAAAACTGCTACTGTCCGTAAGGAAAAAGGGATTTCACTGGATCGTGGAAACTGGGAAGCGTTAATCCAACTTGCCGAGGACTTAGGGGTTGAAGTCCCAAAAGTAGAAGAATAG
- a CDS encoding dihydroorotate dehydrogenase electron transfer subunit, giving the protein MTAISQFGTCNPPEYLSATVVEQEQMAQSTYRIRLDCPQLAKAILPGQFFMVREPGVNDPLLGRPFALYDTYLSETGQPLGVDFGYVIVGKLTTRMTHWQPGDQVELWGPLGNGFPRPGVGALTMVAGGIGQTPFLAAAREALAQREYGERQRTLDEFPEKVSLLYGARSKDYLAGLDDFNLNGLDVEVATDDGSFGHHGYVTELLQQQIKGPTPPATIFCCGPEPMMEAVSQIAIESNISCWLSLETPMACGFGACFSCVAKVRISDNEWDYRRTCVEGPVFKAEDLIF; this is encoded by the coding sequence ATGACAGCGATTTCGCAATTCGGTACTTGTAATCCACCAGAATATCTCTCTGCTACAGTGGTCGAACAGGAACAAATGGCGCAATCCACATATCGTATTCGGCTTGATTGTCCCCAACTTGCTAAAGCAATTCTACCGGGACAGTTTTTTATGGTGCGGGAGCCAGGAGTCAATGATCCCTTATTGGGGCGTCCGTTTGCGCTTTATGACACTTATTTAAGCGAAACAGGACAGCCACTCGGTGTAGATTTTGGTTATGTTATTGTTGGAAAATTAACAACACGGATGACTCACTGGCAACCAGGAGATCAGGTTGAACTTTGGGGGCCTCTTGGGAACGGCTTTCCCCGGCCAGGAGTTGGTGCATTGACGATGGTGGCAGGTGGCATTGGACAAACTCCTTTCCTGGCTGCAGCAAGAGAGGCACTTGCTCAAAGAGAATATGGAGAGAGACAGCGTACTCTCGATGAGTTTCCTGAGAAGGTCAGTTTGCTTTACGGAGCACGTTCGAAGGATTACCTTGCCGGCCTAGATGATTTTAACTTGAACGGGCTCGATGTCGAAGTTGCTACTGATGATGGTTCATTTGGACATCATGGTTATGTAACAGAACTATTACAGCAACAGATCAAAGGGCCAACTCCGCCTGCTACAATCTTTTGTTGTGGTCCAGAACCGATGATGGAAGCGGTAAGCCAGATTGCAATTGAGTCTAATATTTCTTGTTGGCTTTCACTGGAAACTCCAATGGCTTGTGGTTTTGGGGCTTGTTTCAGTTGTGTTGCGAAAGTACGGATCAGCGATAATGAATGGGACTACCGAAGAACTTGTGTGGAAGGTCCTGTTTTTAAAGCGGAAGATCTTATTTTTTAG
- a CDS encoding response regulator, translating to MSVKHDKINQCGFSSSVGEEVDRQLRFQESADLDLSDRGFQETQPSSQQPYIPSQLKLLFVCDKRPIWVGLALELDEIGCSEPRFDWVSTSEETLSLLRNDSYDCLLIGVFAENKTKQLELLKAIRGSSCHAPVVIVLSVPDDQVTSAAFEYHAEVLVSAAMWESSLVLGSIKRSVMVEQLREDNHRLMVENHRRLVRERDEAERLLKQQRSMVGELQTLVYLDEDDTTETNLLLEKGHNNYDSKRVSGIFQIPHEVQDYYHELLRTYVIMGSGSLKDEILQISDLLANANLTPRKVLEFHLECVELIVKGLGNRSSRHVMARADLLALEMMVHLGECYQKKSV from the coding sequence ATGAGCGTTAAACATGATAAGATCAATCAGTGCGGATTCTCTTCTTCTGTAGGAGAAGAAGTAGATAGACAGTTGAGATTCCAGGAATCTGCTGATCTTGATTTGTCTGACAGAGGCTTTCAAGAGACTCAACCATCGTCACAACAGCCATACATTCCTTCTCAGTTAAAATTACTGTTCGTTTGCGACAAGAGGCCAATTTGGGTTGGATTAGCTTTAGAGCTTGATGAAATCGGATGCTCAGAACCTCGCTTTGATTGGGTATCAACCTCTGAAGAGACACTCTCACTCCTGCGAAATGACAGTTATGACTGTTTGCTGATAGGAGTTTTTGCTGAAAACAAAACAAAACAATTGGAGCTTTTAAAAGCAATTCGGGGGAGTAGTTGTCACGCTCCTGTCGTAATAGTTCTCTCAGTTCCTGACGATCAGGTCACTTCGGCCGCTTTTGAATATCATGCCGAAGTCTTAGTCTCGGCTGCGATGTGGGAATCTTCGCTAGTGCTGGGATCGATAAAACGTTCGGTGATGGTAGAGCAACTTCGAGAAGACAATCATCGACTGATGGTGGAAAATCATCGCAGATTGGTAAGGGAGCGTGATGAAGCAGAACGACTCCTGAAGCAGCAACGGTCGATGGTTGGAGAGTTGCAAACACTTGTCTATCTGGATGAAGATGATACAACTGAGACTAACTTGCTTTTAGAGAAAGGCCATAATAATTATGATTCCAAGCGGGTTTCCGGGATTTTCCAAATCCCTCATGAAGTACAAGACTATTACCATGAATTATTAAGGACTTATGTCATCATGGGTTCAGGAAGTTTGAAAGACGAGATTTTACAAATTTCCGATTTGTTGGCTAATGCTAATTTAACCCCCCGAAAAGTTCTTGAATTCCATCTCGAGTGCGTGGAACTGATTGTAAAAGGACTTGGTAACCGAAGTTCGAGGCATGTAATGGCTCGTGCAGATCTACTTGCCCTTGAGATGATGGTTCATTTGGGAGAGTGTTATCAAAAAAAGTCCGTCTGA
- a CDS encoding serine/threonine protein kinase, with protein MVISPIVGAFMTGMKVPAVSEVLYTGGLSEMIILLSIAASTAIYGSYRVGSLRREAFDAKGVGMYTLRKQIGTGGMGEVYLAEHRLLKRPCAIKLIRRDKVDDENILLRFESEVQATAGLTHPNTIEIYDYGHTEEGTFYYAMEFLPGLNLQEIVERFGELPPERVVYLLRQVCSALAEAHHKGLIHRDIKPGNIFSAERGGLYDVAKLLDFGLVKDNRPEKNSLELTMEGAVVGSPLYTSPEVVTGDGEPDFRSDIYSLGATAYYLLTGKPVFEGESALKVVFAHASQAVKPLTEINPKICKELEAIILKCLEKKPEDRYQKAEELSDALKELKLKEWTQEEAAEWWSDAEQFVQHEPDPEYASEDHLKATTILPVNA; from the coding sequence ATGGTGATCAGCCCGATTGTGGGCGCCTTCATGACAGGGATGAAAGTGCCTGCAGTTTCTGAAGTACTCTACACCGGTGGTTTATCTGAGATGATCATTTTACTCTCAATCGCTGCGAGTACAGCCATTTATGGCTCTTACCGAGTGGGAAGCCTGAGGCGCGAAGCCTTCGACGCAAAAGGAGTTGGCATGTACACTTTGCGTAAGCAGATTGGTACGGGAGGCATGGGCGAAGTTTATTTGGCAGAACATAGACTTCTCAAGCGTCCATGTGCTATTAAATTGATCCGACGGGATAAAGTAGACGATGAGAATATCCTGTTGCGTTTTGAGAGTGAAGTTCAGGCAACCGCTGGTTTAACACATCCGAATACGATTGAAATTTACGACTATGGACACACGGAAGAAGGCACCTTTTATTATGCTATGGAGTTTCTGCCCGGACTCAATTTACAAGAGATCGTAGAACGTTTCGGAGAACTTCCTCCTGAAAGAGTTGTCTATCTGTTAAGACAGGTTTGCTCCGCACTAGCTGAAGCACATCATAAAGGTTTGATTCATCGGGATATCAAACCGGGAAATATTTTTTCTGCCGAACGTGGTGGTTTGTATGATGTTGCTAAGCTACTTGACTTTGGTTTGGTCAAGGACAACCGTCCTGAGAAAAACTCACTCGAGTTGACAATGGAAGGTGCTGTTGTCGGTTCCCCCCTTTACACGAGTCCAGAAGTTGTCACCGGTGATGGGGAGCCCGATTTCCGATCAGACATTTATTCCTTAGGGGCGACCGCCTATTACTTGTTGACAGGGAAACCAGTATTTGAAGGGGAGAGCGCCCTGAAAGTTGTGTTTGCACATGCTAGTCAGGCTGTAAAACCTTTGACAGAAATCAATCCAAAAATTTGTAAGGAACTGGAAGCGATTATTCTAAAATGCTTGGAGAAGAAGCCCGAGGATCGCTATCAGAAAGCAGAAGAATTGAGTGATGCACTCAAGGAACTCAAACTCAAAGAATGGACTCAGGAAGAAGCTGCGGAGTGGTGGTCAGATGCGGAACAATTCGTTCAGCATGAGCCTGATCCGGAATATGCGTCTGAAGATCACTTAAAGGCGACAACAATTTTGCCTGTCAATGCGTAA